A genomic region of Bombus terrestris chromosome 12, iyBomTerr1.2, whole genome shotgun sequence contains the following coding sequences:
- the LOC100650857 gene encoding ETS-related transcription factor Elf-5 isoform X2, which translates to MDSLVTLKTNALTTRSYEPPRKKCYFGDENNEIDGTGWSDKPIRNWCQEETINWLMSAASYIGQPYSLIQHSLAVPGNELVTFTRDDFINHDPMYGDRLYDLLHSQHISNILPPFNTIHPHSEDEYARINSNSTSDAESDNNSIDYQTTKRPPGRPRVLKPKKNSTSQGKLWEFIRDLLRNRETCPSLICWEDYSQAKFRFVKSDEVAKRWGSRKGNTKMTYEKLSRAMRYYYKSKIFQPVLGRRLVYQFGPNAKGWQTDNPNFRY; encoded by the exons ATGGACTCATTGGTCACGTTGAAAACTAATGCCCTGACCACGCGCAGTTACGAACCTCCCCGAAAAAAGTGTTACTTTG gtgatgaaaataatgaaattgatgGTACCGGTTGGTCTGATAAACCTATTAGAAACTGGTGTCAAGAAGAAACAATAAACTGGTTGATGTCTGCGGCATCTTATATCGGACAACCGTATAGTCTAATACAACATAGTCTTGCGGTACCAGGAAACGAGTTGGTCACCTTTACCAGAGACGATTTTATCAACCATGATCCTATGTACGGAGATCGACTCTATGACCTACTCCACTCTCAGCATATCTCGAATATAC TTCCACCATTTAATACCATCCATCCTCATTCCGAAGACGAATATGCGCGAATTAATTCCAACAGTACATCAG aCGCAGAATCAGATAATAATAGTATTGATTACCAAACTACCAAACGGCCACCAGGGAGACCAAGAGTattaaaaccaaaaaaaaatt ctacTAGCCAGGGAAAGCTTTGGGAGTTCATCAGGGACCTCTTACGTAATCGAGAAACGTGTCCAAGTTTAATCTGTTGGGAAGATTATTCTCAAGCGAAATTTCGGTTCGTTAAAAGTGACGAGGTCGCGAAACGATGGGGTTCAAGAAAAGGAAACACAAAAATGACGTACGAAAAACTGAGTCGAGCAATGAG gTACTATTATAAAAGCAAAATTTTTCAACCTGTACTCGGTCGAAGATTAGTTTATCAATTTGGACCAAATGCAAAGGGTTGGCAAACTGATAATCCAAATTTCCGATATTAA
- the LOC100650857 gene encoding ETS-related transcription factor Elf-5 isoform X1 yields the protein MNLIMDPFSSYDRTDLVEVCPSFPNLNDDDDHFVLDMDSLVTLKTNALTTRSYEPPRKKCYFGDENNEIDGTGWSDKPIRNWCQEETINWLMSAASYIGQPYSLIQHSLAVPGNELVTFTRDDFINHDPMYGDRLYDLLHSQHISNILPPFNTIHPHSEDEYARINSNSTSDAESDNNSIDYQTTKRPPGRPRVLKPKKNSTSQGKLWEFIRDLLRNRETCPSLICWEDYSQAKFRFVKSDEVAKRWGSRKGNTKMTYEKLSRAMRYYYKSKIFQPVLGRRLVYQFGPNAKGWQTDNPNFRY from the exons ATGAACTTAATAATGGATCCGTTCAGTAGTTACGATAGAACCGACTTAGTGGAG GTGTGCCCTTCGTTTCCTAATCTAAATGACGACGATGATCATTTCGTACTGGACATGGACTCATTGGTCACGTTGAAAACTAATGCCCTGACCACGCGCAGTTACGAACCTCCCCGAAAAAAGTGTTACTTTG gtgatgaaaataatgaaattgatgGTACCGGTTGGTCTGATAAACCTATTAGAAACTGGTGTCAAGAAGAAACAATAAACTGGTTGATGTCTGCGGCATCTTATATCGGACAACCGTATAGTCTAATACAACATAGTCTTGCGGTACCAGGAAACGAGTTGGTCACCTTTACCAGAGACGATTTTATCAACCATGATCCTATGTACGGAGATCGACTCTATGACCTACTCCACTCTCAGCATATCTCGAATATAC TTCCACCATTTAATACCATCCATCCTCATTCCGAAGACGAATATGCGCGAATTAATTCCAACAGTACATCAG aCGCAGAATCAGATAATAATAGTATTGATTACCAAACTACCAAACGGCCACCAGGGAGACCAAGAGTattaaaaccaaaaaaaaatt ctacTAGCCAGGGAAAGCTTTGGGAGTTCATCAGGGACCTCTTACGTAATCGAGAAACGTGTCCAAGTTTAATCTGTTGGGAAGATTATTCTCAAGCGAAATTTCGGTTCGTTAAAAGTGACGAGGTCGCGAAACGATGGGGTTCAAGAAAAGGAAACACAAAAATGACGTACGAAAAACTGAGTCGAGCAATGAG gTACTATTATAAAAGCAAAATTTTTCAACCTGTACTCGGTCGAAGATTAGTTTATCAATTTGGACCAAATGCAAAGGGTTGGCAAACTGATAATCCAAATTTCCGATATTAA
- the LOC100649820 gene encoding uncharacterized protein LOC100649820 isoform X1: protein MENNAKNEDCEIQGINIVSKKEESSSQNVQNSSDAKVSVDSKNTQVRVVRGTKKIKLDLGDGNNMEKKDSKDEENNTEVKVKSLKRSCELWSMEDKNTFFKALNEYGKDFDALQSYFLSQGKKKGLPDVVIKNKEQIRHFYYRTWLKISKHLKFSEDVKKTSQELYGLINYGELRRKLPRIYEKVQLKLNELVYWGSTQVRLRGRTMRIKTPICRALRKLNQLEDWQEEIKLPPRITIELRPRNNMAWWQVQASSMNPRVRTLLPIQRRLSSLLIFLQQRWRPAKYNAFPNLENAVANEMKDNRLLRVAPPEGSKIALPMVNLGEYLTSNSVSLNSYEKRLGLKSSRMDLLGSEQYIKGVGKKGIKKNKVDKKCMSRTEDNCTMPDNNSDIDAIESSSNVAERPSTVSNTEKANPEQKTEFNRFPGRETIERIRKGWNIEEANTITVGDLFLMFGRESKVTLEYWWDWNHREQHAGESTSTTLRDDNLCLTLQKLLSIAKHSYGTSKVYDNTSGSNETVISSRILSTKASTFKRPLIPQTYQKIGTPDAFKTQLDKFTTRFSKRGRTVRQKSLIVQRVLPIISTTSNAPEDVTSNNQEANKINDSPINNDDQQNDKSPSIIINVPQEKNFLDELEAARVPKPTNSIITSATQILKEGEHQWLNSEVADFSLSSFLGQLESPMKISQRSQNENNIEDSRPSSDNVLQVVSHMQCLMGENSVDYMAKFANLASQIASDDNKK, encoded by the exons atggaaaataacgCGAAAAATGAAGATTGTGAAATTCAGGGGATTAATATAGTGagcaagaaagaagaaagttcatcccaaaatgtacaaaattcttCAGACGCAAAAGTTTCCGTGGATTCTAAGAATACTCAAGTTCGTGTCGTTCGAGGaacaaaaaagataaaattagaCCTTGGTGATGGTAATAACATGGAAAAAAAAG ATTCCAAGGATGAAGAAAATAATACAGAGGTGAAAGTAAAATCTTTGAAAAGATCTTGCGAATTATGGTCCATGGAGGATAAAAATACCTTTTTCAAAGCTTTAAACGAGTATGGAAAAGACTTTGATGCTTTACAAAGCTATTTCTTGAgtcaaggaaagaaaaaaggttTACCAgatgttgtaataaaaaataaggaaCAGATTAGGCATTTTTATTATCGAACTTGGCTAAAAATATCGAAGCACCTAAAATTTTCAGAAG ATGTAAAAAAAACTTCGCAGGAATTGTatggattaattaattatgGTGAACTTAGGAGGAAGTTACCACGAATATATGAAAAGGTACAGTTGAAATTAAATGAGTTGGTTTATTGGGGTTCAACGCAAGTCAGACTTAGAGGAAGAACTATGAGAATTAAAACACCTATATGTAGAGCACTGAGAAAACTGAATCAACTAGAAG atTGGCAAGAAGAAATTAAACTTCCCCCTAGGATAACAATAGAATTAAGACCCCGTAATAATATGGCATGGTGGCAAGTGCAAGCATCTTCGATGAATCCAAGAGTACGCACTCTATTGCCTATACAGAGACGTTTGTctagtttattaatatttctgcaACAAAGATGGAGACCTGCAAAGTATAACGCA TTCCCCAATTTAGAAAATGCAGTTGCTAATGAAATGAAAGATAATCGATTATTACGAGTAGCACCACCCGAAGGGAGCAAAATTGCTTTGCCAATGGTGAACCTTGGAGAGTATCTAACCAGCAACAGTGTCAGTTTAAATTCTTATGAAAAACGTCTAGGATTGAAAAGTTCCAGAATGGACCTATTAGGCTCGGAACAATACATAAAAGGAGTTGGAAAGAAAGGAATTAAGAAAAACAAAGTAGACAAAAAATGCATGAGCCGCACAGAGGATAATTGTACCATGCCAGACAATAATAGTGATATAGATGCAATAGAATCTAGCAGTAATGTTGCAGAAAGACCGTCGACTGTTAGTAACACTGAAAAAGCTAATCCAGAGCAAAAAACAGAATTTAACAGATTTCCGGGAAGAGAAACTATTGAAAGAATTCGGAAGGGATGGAACATCGAGGAAGCAAACACCATTACTGTGGGGGACCTCTTTTTAATG tttGGTCGCGAATCGAAAGTTACGCTGGAATATTGGTGGGACTGGAACCATCGAGAACAACACGCTGGAGAGTCTACATCAACAACTTTGCGCGATGATAATTTGTGTCTTACCTTGCAAAAGCTATTATCTATAGCAAAACATAGTTATGGCACGAGTAAAGTATATGATAATACTTCTGGAAGTAATGAAACTGTGATTTCCTCTCGAATACTTTCGACGAAAGCATCGACCTTTAAAAGACCTTTAATTCCACAAACTTATCAAAAGATTGGAACACCAGATGCTTTCAAAACGCAGTTAGAT AAGTTTACAACACGTTTCAGTAAACGAGGTAGAACCGTGCGGCAAAAAAGTCTTATTGTACAAAGAGTATTGCCAATAATATCTACTACAAGCAATGCACCAGAAGACGTAACTTCTAATAATCAagaagcaaataaaataaatgactcTCCTATAAATAATGATGATCAACAAAATGATAAATCGCCATCCATAATTATAAATGTACCACAGGAGAAAAATTTTTTGGATGAACTTGAAGCGGCAAGAGTTCCGAAACCTACGAATTCCATTATAACAAGCGCAACGCAAATACTTAAAGAGGGAGAACATCAATGGTTGAATAGTGAG GTAGCAGATTTTTCATTAAGTAGCTTTCTAGGTCAATTAGAGTCCCCCATGAAAATCTCACAGAGaagtcaaaatgaaaataatatagaagatAGTCGGCCATCGTCCGAT AATGTATTACAGGTCGTTTCACATATGCAATGCTTGATGGGAGAGAATAGTGTTGATTATATGGCGAAATTTGCAAACCTCGCATCGCAGATAGCATCGGAcgataacaaaaaataa
- the LOC100649820 gene encoding protein cramped isoform X2, whose protein sequence is MENNAKNEDCEIQGINIVSKKEESSSQNVQNSSDAKVSVDSKNTQVRVVRGTKKIKLDLGDGNNMEKKDSKDEENNTEVKVKSLKRSCELWSMEDKNTFFKALNEYGKDFDALQSYFLSQGKKKGLPDVVIKNKEQIRHFYYRTWLKISKHLKFSEDVKKTSQELYGLINYGELRRKLPRIYEKVQLKLNELVYWGSTQVRLRGRTMRIKTPICRALRKLNQLEDWQEEIKLPPRITIELRPRNNMAWWQVQASSMNPRVRTLLPIQRRLSSLLIFLQQRWRPAKYNAFPNLENAVANEMKDNRLLRVAPPEGSKIALPMVNLGEYLTSNSVSLNSYEKRLGLKSSRMDLLGSEQYIKGVGKKGIKKNKVDKKCMSRTEDNCTMPDNNSDIDAIESSSNVAERPSTVSNTEKANPEQKTEFNRFPGRETIERIRKGWNIEEANTITVGDLFLMFGRESKVTLEYWWDWNHREQHAGESTSTTLRDDNLCLTLQKLLSIAKHSYGTSKVYDNTSGSNETVISSRILSTKASTFKRPLIPQTYQKIGTPDAFKTQLDKFTTRFSKRGRTVRQKSLIVQRVLPIISTTSNAPEDVTSNNQEANKINDSPINNDDQQNDKSPSIIINVPQEKNFLDELEAARVPKPTNSIITSATQILKEGEHQWLNSEVADFSLSSFLGQLESPMKISQRSQNENNIEDSRPSSDVVSHMQCLMGENSVDYMAKFANLASQIASDDNKK, encoded by the exons atggaaaataacgCGAAAAATGAAGATTGTGAAATTCAGGGGATTAATATAGTGagcaagaaagaagaaagttcatcccaaaatgtacaaaattcttCAGACGCAAAAGTTTCCGTGGATTCTAAGAATACTCAAGTTCGTGTCGTTCGAGGaacaaaaaagataaaattagaCCTTGGTGATGGTAATAACATGGAAAAAAAAG ATTCCAAGGATGAAGAAAATAATACAGAGGTGAAAGTAAAATCTTTGAAAAGATCTTGCGAATTATGGTCCATGGAGGATAAAAATACCTTTTTCAAAGCTTTAAACGAGTATGGAAAAGACTTTGATGCTTTACAAAGCTATTTCTTGAgtcaaggaaagaaaaaaggttTACCAgatgttgtaataaaaaataaggaaCAGATTAGGCATTTTTATTATCGAACTTGGCTAAAAATATCGAAGCACCTAAAATTTTCAGAAG ATGTAAAAAAAACTTCGCAGGAATTGTatggattaattaattatgGTGAACTTAGGAGGAAGTTACCACGAATATATGAAAAGGTACAGTTGAAATTAAATGAGTTGGTTTATTGGGGTTCAACGCAAGTCAGACTTAGAGGAAGAACTATGAGAATTAAAACACCTATATGTAGAGCACTGAGAAAACTGAATCAACTAGAAG atTGGCAAGAAGAAATTAAACTTCCCCCTAGGATAACAATAGAATTAAGACCCCGTAATAATATGGCATGGTGGCAAGTGCAAGCATCTTCGATGAATCCAAGAGTACGCACTCTATTGCCTATACAGAGACGTTTGTctagtttattaatatttctgcaACAAAGATGGAGACCTGCAAAGTATAACGCA TTCCCCAATTTAGAAAATGCAGTTGCTAATGAAATGAAAGATAATCGATTATTACGAGTAGCACCACCCGAAGGGAGCAAAATTGCTTTGCCAATGGTGAACCTTGGAGAGTATCTAACCAGCAACAGTGTCAGTTTAAATTCTTATGAAAAACGTCTAGGATTGAAAAGTTCCAGAATGGACCTATTAGGCTCGGAACAATACATAAAAGGAGTTGGAAAGAAAGGAATTAAGAAAAACAAAGTAGACAAAAAATGCATGAGCCGCACAGAGGATAATTGTACCATGCCAGACAATAATAGTGATATAGATGCAATAGAATCTAGCAGTAATGTTGCAGAAAGACCGTCGACTGTTAGTAACACTGAAAAAGCTAATCCAGAGCAAAAAACAGAATTTAACAGATTTCCGGGAAGAGAAACTATTGAAAGAATTCGGAAGGGATGGAACATCGAGGAAGCAAACACCATTACTGTGGGGGACCTCTTTTTAATG tttGGTCGCGAATCGAAAGTTACGCTGGAATATTGGTGGGACTGGAACCATCGAGAACAACACGCTGGAGAGTCTACATCAACAACTTTGCGCGATGATAATTTGTGTCTTACCTTGCAAAAGCTATTATCTATAGCAAAACATAGTTATGGCACGAGTAAAGTATATGATAATACTTCTGGAAGTAATGAAACTGTGATTTCCTCTCGAATACTTTCGACGAAAGCATCGACCTTTAAAAGACCTTTAATTCCACAAACTTATCAAAAGATTGGAACACCAGATGCTTTCAAAACGCAGTTAGAT AAGTTTACAACACGTTTCAGTAAACGAGGTAGAACCGTGCGGCAAAAAAGTCTTATTGTACAAAGAGTATTGCCAATAATATCTACTACAAGCAATGCACCAGAAGACGTAACTTCTAATAATCAagaagcaaataaaataaatgactcTCCTATAAATAATGATGATCAACAAAATGATAAATCGCCATCCATAATTATAAATGTACCACAGGAGAAAAATTTTTTGGATGAACTTGAAGCGGCAAGAGTTCCGAAACCTACGAATTCCATTATAACAAGCGCAACGCAAATACTTAAAGAGGGAGAACATCAATGGTTGAATAGTGAG GTAGCAGATTTTTCATTAAGTAGCTTTCTAGGTCAATTAGAGTCCCCCATGAAAATCTCACAGAGaagtcaaaatgaaaataatatagaagatAGTCGGCCATCGTCCGAT GTCGTTTCACATATGCAATGCTTGATGGGAGAGAATAGTGTTGATTATATGGCGAAATTTGCAAACCTCGCATCGCAGATAGCATCGGAcgataacaaaaaataa
- the LOC100649820 gene encoding protein cramped-like isoform X3 produces the protein MVITWKKKDSKDEENNTEVKVKSLKRSCELWSMEDKNTFFKALNEYGKDFDALQSYFLSQGKKKGLPDVVIKNKEQIRHFYYRTWLKISKHLKFSEDVKKTSQELYGLINYGELRRKLPRIYEKVQLKLNELVYWGSTQVRLRGRTMRIKTPICRALRKLNQLEDWQEEIKLPPRITIELRPRNNMAWWQVQASSMNPRVRTLLPIQRRLSSLLIFLQQRWRPAKYNAFPNLENAVANEMKDNRLLRVAPPEGSKIALPMVNLGEYLTSNSVSLNSYEKRLGLKSSRMDLLGSEQYIKGVGKKGIKKNKVDKKCMSRTEDNCTMPDNNSDIDAIESSSNVAERPSTVSNTEKANPEQKTEFNRFPGRETIERIRKGWNIEEANTITVGDLFLMFGRESKVTLEYWWDWNHREQHAGESTSTTLRDDNLCLTLQKLLSIAKHSYGTSKVYDNTSGSNETVISSRILSTKASTFKRPLIPQTYQKIGTPDAFKTQLDKFTTRFSKRGRTVRQKSLIVQRVLPIISTTSNAPEDVTSNNQEANKINDSPINNDDQQNDKSPSIIINVPQEKNFLDELEAARVPKPTNSIITSATQILKEGEHQWLNSEVADFSLSSFLGQLESPMKISQRSQNENNIEDSRPSSDNVLQVVSHMQCLMGENSVDYMAKFANLASQIASDDNKK, from the exons ATGGTAATAACATGGAAAAAAAA AGATTCCAAGGATGAAGAAAATAATACAGAGGTGAAAGTAAAATCTTTGAAAAGATCTTGCGAATTATGGTCCATGGAGGATAAAAATACCTTTTTCAAAGCTTTAAACGAGTATGGAAAAGACTTTGATGCTTTACAAAGCTATTTCTTGAgtcaaggaaagaaaaaaggttTACCAgatgttgtaataaaaaataaggaaCAGATTAGGCATTTTTATTATCGAACTTGGCTAAAAATATCGAAGCACCTAAAATTTTCAGAAG ATGTAAAAAAAACTTCGCAGGAATTGTatggattaattaattatgGTGAACTTAGGAGGAAGTTACCACGAATATATGAAAAGGTACAGTTGAAATTAAATGAGTTGGTTTATTGGGGTTCAACGCAAGTCAGACTTAGAGGAAGAACTATGAGAATTAAAACACCTATATGTAGAGCACTGAGAAAACTGAATCAACTAGAAG atTGGCAAGAAGAAATTAAACTTCCCCCTAGGATAACAATAGAATTAAGACCCCGTAATAATATGGCATGGTGGCAAGTGCAAGCATCTTCGATGAATCCAAGAGTACGCACTCTATTGCCTATACAGAGACGTTTGTctagtttattaatatttctgcaACAAAGATGGAGACCTGCAAAGTATAACGCA TTCCCCAATTTAGAAAATGCAGTTGCTAATGAAATGAAAGATAATCGATTATTACGAGTAGCACCACCCGAAGGGAGCAAAATTGCTTTGCCAATGGTGAACCTTGGAGAGTATCTAACCAGCAACAGTGTCAGTTTAAATTCTTATGAAAAACGTCTAGGATTGAAAAGTTCCAGAATGGACCTATTAGGCTCGGAACAATACATAAAAGGAGTTGGAAAGAAAGGAATTAAGAAAAACAAAGTAGACAAAAAATGCATGAGCCGCACAGAGGATAATTGTACCATGCCAGACAATAATAGTGATATAGATGCAATAGAATCTAGCAGTAATGTTGCAGAAAGACCGTCGACTGTTAGTAACACTGAAAAAGCTAATCCAGAGCAAAAAACAGAATTTAACAGATTTCCGGGAAGAGAAACTATTGAAAGAATTCGGAAGGGATGGAACATCGAGGAAGCAAACACCATTACTGTGGGGGACCTCTTTTTAATG tttGGTCGCGAATCGAAAGTTACGCTGGAATATTGGTGGGACTGGAACCATCGAGAACAACACGCTGGAGAGTCTACATCAACAACTTTGCGCGATGATAATTTGTGTCTTACCTTGCAAAAGCTATTATCTATAGCAAAACATAGTTATGGCACGAGTAAAGTATATGATAATACTTCTGGAAGTAATGAAACTGTGATTTCCTCTCGAATACTTTCGACGAAAGCATCGACCTTTAAAAGACCTTTAATTCCACAAACTTATCAAAAGATTGGAACACCAGATGCTTTCAAAACGCAGTTAGAT AAGTTTACAACACGTTTCAGTAAACGAGGTAGAACCGTGCGGCAAAAAAGTCTTATTGTACAAAGAGTATTGCCAATAATATCTACTACAAGCAATGCACCAGAAGACGTAACTTCTAATAATCAagaagcaaataaaataaatgactcTCCTATAAATAATGATGATCAACAAAATGATAAATCGCCATCCATAATTATAAATGTACCACAGGAGAAAAATTTTTTGGATGAACTTGAAGCGGCAAGAGTTCCGAAACCTACGAATTCCATTATAACAAGCGCAACGCAAATACTTAAAGAGGGAGAACATCAATGGTTGAATAGTGAG GTAGCAGATTTTTCATTAAGTAGCTTTCTAGGTCAATTAGAGTCCCCCATGAAAATCTCACAGAGaagtcaaaatgaaaataatatagaagatAGTCGGCCATCGTCCGAT AATGTATTACAGGTCGTTTCACATATGCAATGCTTGATGGGAGAGAATAGTGTTGATTATATGGCGAAATTTGCAAACCTCGCATCGCAGATAGCATCGGAcgataacaaaaaataa
- the LOC100649940 gene encoding protein arginine N-methyltransferase 3, whose product MTDQAISSKDNYECEMDGTSDDDSGDDWEEMTEDFESISCLFCNEVANNFSMALEHLIASHRFDLKNFIIKHSLDTYSYIKLINFIRHKNVLPDQLNALNIKTWESEEYLRPVIEDDPWLMFDIEDLEEKTTKPIAYTVNSENGCVTLSEAHFAELQRTIQTLRAQLEQRESACLLAIQQIDEMAEKAQKLILDGDLDENNTLSSSGNSNCNVDKGYFNIYSHFAIHHEMLTDKVRTESYRDAFLTNANRFSNCVVLDVGCGTGILSMFAAKTGCRKVISVDQSNVIYHAIDIVRENNLSDIITLKKGRLEDINLDEDKVDAIVSEWMGYFLLFEGMLDTVIYARDNYLTPGGILLPNRCTLSIVGSGDTRRYVELIDYWSNVYGFKMSCMKAEVLREPSIEICNADELITSTVEIQAFDLYKVTKDCVNFSSPFEFKVKKTGSLTAIVGYFDIFFDLDNPIYFSTGPYSPPTHWKQTVFSLNEPISITEGEILRGKLVCRRHVRDIRGLMITIHIKNTSQVYYLE is encoded by the exons atgacAGATCaag CTATTTCTTCAAAAGATAATTACGAATGTGAAATGGATGGAACAAGTGATGATGATAGTGGAGATGATTGGGAAGAAATGACAGAAGATTTTGAATCTATATCGTGCCTTTTTTGTAATGAAGTTGCCAATAACTTTTCTATGGCACTAGAGCATCTAATAGCTTCACATAGATTTGATTTAAAAAACTTTATAATCAAACATTCTTTAGATACTTATTCCTATATTAAATTGATCAATTTTATTAGacataaaaatgttttaccTGATCAGCTAAATGCATTGAACATAAAAACATGGGAAAGCGAGGAATACTTAAGACCTGTTATAGAAGATGACCCTTGGTTAATGTTTG ATATTGAAGATTTAGAAGAGAAGACAACGAAGCCTATTGCATATACTGTGAATTCAGAAAATGGGTGTGTCACATTATCTGAGGCACATTTTGCCGAATTACAAAGAACGATACAAACACTTAGAGCACAATTGGAACAACGTGAATCAGCATGTCTTTTGGCAATACAG CAAATAGATGAAATGGCAGAAAAAGCACAAAAATTGATCTTAGATGGTGATTTAGATGAAAACAATACTCTCAGCTCTTCTGGTAATTCTAATTGTAATGTTGATAAGGGTTACTTTAATATTTACAGCCATTTTGCCATACATCATGAGATGTTAaca GACAAAGTAAGAACCGAAAGTTATAGAGATGCATTCTTAACAAATGCTAACAGATTTAGTAATTGTGTGGTATTAGATGTTGGTTGTGGAACTGGAATTCTGTCTATGTTTGCAGCAAAAACTGGATGTCGCAAAGTAATTAGTGTTGATCAATCAAATGTAATATATCATGCAATCGATATAGTGAG agaaaataatttaagtGACATTATCACTTTAAAAAAAGGTCGGCTGGAAGACATTAATCTCGATGAAGATAAAGTAGATGCGATTGTCTCTGAGTGGATGGGATATTTCCTTCTATTCGAGGGTATGTTAGATACAGTGATATATGCGAGAGATAACTATTTGACTCCTGGTGGAATACTTCTTCCTAATAGATGCACACTCAGTATTGTGGGAAGTGGAGATACTA GGAGATATGTCGAACTCATTGATTATTGGTCGAACGTGTATGGTTTTAAAATGAGCTGTATGAAAGCGGAGGTTTTACGTGAACCGAGTATAGAGATTTGTAACGCTGACGAATTAATAACTAGCACTGTTGAGATACAAGCATTCGATTTATACAAAGTAACGAAAGATTGCGTAAATTTTTCATCGCCTTTCgaatttaaagtaaaaaagacTGGATCGTTAACTGCGATTGTTGGCTATTTTGATATCTTCTTTGACTTGGACAATCCAATTTATTTTAGTACGGGACCTTATTCGCCTCCAACACATTGGAAGCAAACAGTATTTTCATTGAACGAACCTATTAGCATTACCGAAG GGGAAATTTTACGTGGTAAATTAGTCTGTCGTAGACATGTTAGAGATATTCGAGGACTCATGATTACAATTCATATTAAGAATACTAGCCAGGTTTATTACTTAGAATAA